The sequence CTTTGAGCTGGCCGAAGGCGGTACGCTGTTTTTAGACGAAATTGGCGATATGCCATTGTCGATGCAAGTAAAATTGCTGCGGGTATTGCAAGAACGCACCTTTGAGCGGGTGGGCGGCACGCGTTCTATTAGCGCGAAAGTGCGGGTAATAGCAGCCACGCATCGTGATTTAGAGCAGATGATTGTTGAGCAGCGCTTTCGTGAAGACTTGTACTATCGCCTAAATGTATTCCCGATTGAAGCGCCGGCCCTGAGCCAGCGCCAAGACGATATTCCGCTGTTGCTCAATGAGTTGATTGCGCGCCACCGACTAACCCATAACGCGCAGTTATCGTTTGCTCGCGATGCGATTGAGTCGCTGAAAAAATGGCATTGGCCGGGTAACGTGCGCGAATTGTCTAACTTGGTAGAGCGCATGTTTATTTTGTGCCCTAACCAAACAGTGCAGTTAGCTGATTTGCCCATTAAATATCGGGTACTGAGCGATGAACAGCTATTAACTCACCCCTTTGAGGAGCTGGACGAGCGCGATGCCTTGTCAGCCATATTTCAATCTGACGATGACGGCGTAAGCGAAAACGAAGCGGACTTCTTTGATTTTCAAGCCACGGACGACTTTGAAGAAGAAGCGGACTTTATGGCACCTACCTTGTCTGTTGAAGGTGTGAATTTAAAAGACATGCTGGCTAACATCGAAATGGACATGATTGCCCAGTCGTTAGAAGTGAACGATGGTGTGGTTGCGAGAGCCGCCGAACACCTAGGCATGCGCCGCACCACCTTGGTAGAGAAAATGAAGAAGTACGGGATTAGTAGGGAATAAAAGAAGCGCCGAGCGCCCGGCGCCAAGCACCAAGCTAAACACTAAATCTAAACCTGTTTTTTGCCACGGAATACACGGACAAGCCGCAAGTGTTGAGTTAAGTTGGAATGGCCCCGAATAAGTAGACACTTCTTCAGAGTGAGGAAGTGTATGCAATACCGAACCAAACGTAAATTTAGTAATGAATTTAAGCGGGAAGCCGTTAAACTCTCTGTTTCATCACCTAAAACATTAGCTGAAATCTCCAGTGAGCTGGGGGTGCATCCGAACGTATTAAGCCGTTGGCGTCGAGAGTGGATAATGGACAAACCAGATTCGAAACAGGATAAGCCCGTTAAAAATGAAGGGCCAGATAAAAGCCTGCGTCAGTTAGAGCAAGAGAATAAGCGTCTTAAGAAAAAGCTAGAGCGCGCTGAACTGGAGCTCGATATCTTAAAAAAGCTGGAAGAGTACGCTACCAAGACACGGCGATAAAATTTGCCTTCATCGACCGGTATCGCAGCATGAGCTGGACGGTACTGGTGATGTGTCGCGTACTCCAGGTATCTCGTGCGGGTTATTATTGTTGGAAGCAGCGCCAACGAGAGCCTTCGGTTCAGGCGGAGCGTCATCGCAGTCTGCTCGCCTTTTTATTGGCTGAAGCTGAACAGCAACATGGTATTGCGGGTTATCGGAAATTGTGGCGCGAAGCGGTTGACCAAGGCTTTGCTTGTGGTAAGAATCAAGTGCAACGCCTATTACAGAGTGTGGGCTACCGTTCTTGTGTCGCGCCAAAGCCCGGGCATCGTAAACATAAGCCAGGCATCGCTGCGACGCCGAATCTGTTAAACCGACAGTTTACGGTTGCAGAAGAGAACCGTGTTTGGGTGTCAGATATAACTCAAATACGCTGTGAAGAAGGCTGGCTCTATCTGGCGGTGATAATCGATCTTGCTACCAGACAGATAGTGGGCAAGGCTCAAGGGCCGGTTAATAGTGCTGAATTAGTGATTAAGGCCTTAAAGCAGGCTTGGAAGAAGCAGAAGCCTGATGGCCGTGAGCTGATGTTCCACTCAGACCAGGGCAGCCAATATCATTGTCTGGCGACCATGACGTGGTTGAATAAACGTAAAGTGACTATCAGCATGTCTCGCCGGGGAAACTGCTGGGATAATGCGTGTTCAGAAAGCTTTTTTGCTTTACTGAAAAAGGAATGGACCCGCCGTTTAGGGCTGTTAACTCGTAAAGAGATGGCAGAAGAAATACACTTCTACATCACGCAGTATTACCACAAAGTAAGACAACACACTGCGCTGGGAGGATTAACCCCCAACGCATATGCGCAGCAACTTAATGCTGCTTAAACTGGTGTCTACTTTAGTCGGGCCATTCCACGTTTTTCACTCAACACTCAACACTCAACACTCAACATTCAACATTCAACATTCAACATTCACAATTCAACACTGTGGCTTTGTAGGTGTAAACTTGAAACCATCCTGCTTCGCAGGACCCGCGAACAAGTTGCGGGCTACAAGAGCCTGTGGTTGTAGGCGAACGCTTGCTCTCGCATTACGCCGAAGGCGTAACCTATTGATAGTCCGACACCTAAATCTAAAGCTACTTTGCTAGGCAAAACCGGCCGGCGGTCGCGGCCTCAAGTTATATCAATCCCAGTAAAAAGGCACCGCACTTGTAGTCCCACGCTTTAGGAATTGATGCTCACCATTTCAGCCTACTGCGAATATTCACTGGATATTCGATTAAACTGGAATGATTCGTCACGGCGAGACGAGCTCCCCCCTGCGAAGCTGGATGATCTAAAATATTCCCGCTGAGACGGGAGTGCCAGCTAAAGCGGCACACTACAAAAGACAGTGTCTCTTTACCTCCTCACGCCTCACTCTTTACCCCTCACGGGGCAGGCTGGCATGCTTATTGTATGAACAGTTTATCACCCCCTGATTGTGCCCCCTTATGCTTAATGACACGATAGTGCCTAATGAGTCGACAGCTGTGCTGCCGGAAACCTTGAGTATGGCCGCCTTAGTTAATGCCATACCCAGTGGCGTGGTGTGGCTGGATGGCCGTGGGCGGGTGGCGTTAGTGAATCCGGCGGCGCAAAGACTCTTGGCTGCATCGTTGGGTGAGCCGTTACAAAATAAGCCGCTATTAGGCGAAGCTTGGTCGGCAGTAATTGAGCGGGTGTTTGCGCCGCAGCCGGACGATGGACTGCAAGTTTCGCTTAAAGATGGTCGGCGTATTCAGTTGGCTATTTCTCATATTGAAGGCCAGCCTGGCCAGTTAATTCAGCTTACCGACCTTACGCCCACTCGTGCTTGGGTAGCGCAGCAAAGCCATGCCCAACGCTTAGCGGCACTGGGGCAGATGGCCGCCACACTGGCACACCAAATTCGCACGCCTTTATCTGCCGCCATGCTTTATGGTGCCAATTTAGCGTCCCCGCAGTTAACAGAAAGCCAGCGGGTGCAGTTTCAGCAGCGCTTAATCGACCGGCTTAATGATATTGAGCGTCAAATAAGCGACATCTTATTATTCGCTAAACCCGAGCAAGCGCCATTAGCAGATACTTTGGCGCTAAGTGAGTTATTGCCTGAATGCGTAGAGGCTGCAACAGCTTTGTTAGCCGCTCAAGGCGCGACCTTAACGCTTGTTCAGCAAGACATTACCTCAAGCCAAGTGTTGGGTAATCGCCACGCCCTAAAAGGCATAGTACTGAACTTATTAGAAAACGCCGTTGATGCAGGAGCGACTGAGTTGCGCCTTGAGTTGTTAATGGCAGGCAATGAGCTAGAAATTCGACTGCAAGATAACGGTAAAGGCATGGCGCCAAGCGTGCTGAAAAATATCTTCACGCCGTTTTTTACCACCCGCAGCCAAGGCACGGGTTTAGGGTTGGCGGCAGTGAGCGCAGTAATGCGCGCCCATCAAGGACGAGTATCCGTGCAATCGGTGTTAGGTGAAGGCAGCTGTTTCAGTTTGTGGTTACCGAAAATTGAAAATAAGCAGCGAACTAAAAGACAAAGCACCCTGTAGCCGCCAATTCATTCGGCGGGCCAGCGTAGCTGGATGTTTTTAAACAGCAAGCCAAACCGTGCCGAATAAATTGGCACACTACAAAAGAAAAACTTTTATCATTATGATTTTTGCTCCTCGTCCGTGTATTCCGTGGCAAAAATAGATTTATGTTTGGCTCTGTATTGAGTGTTATCTCGTCCGCTTTACACTTCACCCTTTACAGAATTAAGGAACCATATTTCATGACTCATGAAGTGCAGCCAGATGTGGTTGATATCTTATTAGTAGAAGACGATGCGGGCTTGCAGCAGGCGCTGCAGGATACGCTATTGCTGGCGGGCTTTTCGTGCGCGCCCGTAGACAATGCGGAAGATGCCATCATTTGGTTGCAACATCATGCAGCGAAACTAGTGATCACAGACGTGCAAATGGCGGGTATGGATGGCCTTGGGCTATTAGATTGGATTAATCGCCGTATTCCGGGTTTACCGGTGTTGGTGATGACGGCCTATGCCCAAGTGTCGGGTGCGGTGGCGGCCATTCGTGCTGGTGCCGTGGATTATTTAGCCAAGCCGTTTACGCCGGATACTTTGTTAAGCGTGGTGTCGCGCCATATAACTCAGCCGGTACTGGATGATGGTAATCCGGTAGTGGGGGACGCCAGCAGTATTCAATTGTTGCAGTTGGCCACCCGCGTAGCGGAGTCAGGGGCCAGTGTGATGATCAGCGGGCCTAGCGGTACTGGTAAAGAAGTGCTGGCGCGTTTTATTCATCAAAAGTCCGATCGGGCTAATGCTGCGTTTGTTGCGATAAATTGTGCGGCGATTCCCGATAATATGTTAGAAGCCACTTTATTTGGGTATGAAAAAGGTGCCTTTACCGGTGCCGTGCAAGGTAATCCCGGTAAGTTTGAACAGGCCAATGGCGGCACCATACTGCTGGACGAAATTACCGAGATGGACTTAAACCTGCAGGCTAAGTTATTGCGGGTGCTGCAAGAGCGCGAAGTGGAGCGCTTAGGTGGGCGCAAAACCATTGCACTGGATGTGCGAGTATTAGCGACCAGTAACCGCGACTTGCGTCAAGCGGTGGCGGATGGCCGTTTTCGAGAAGACTTATTTTATCGCTTAAATGTGTTCCCGCTGCATTGGCCAGCCTTGGCCGAGCGGCCCGACGATATAGTGCCGTTAGCCGAGTTTTTATTGCAGCGTTACGCCAAAGAGCTAGGTCGTGGCCAGTTGCAATTAGGTGAGTCTGCCAAAGCTAGATTGTTGACATGGCAGTGGCCGGGCAACGTGCGCGAGCTGGGTAACGTTATTCAGCGCGCTTTAATTTTGGCGCAAAGCACGGTGATTGAAGCACAAGATATTTTGTTAGATGAGTTGTTAGCGCCTGCGGCTGTACCTTTGAGTGTAAACCCCAGTATGCCGGTTGCAGAGTTAGCGATTGCTGAGGCGGCTAGTTGTTATGCGGCCAATGAGTCTGCGGGCGAAGTGAATAAAGCGACGGCTACAGATTTGAGCCAAGAGTTAGCCAGCCAAGAGCAGCAAATTATTTGGCAGACGCTGCAAGAGCATGGTGGCAGTCGCCAACAGGTTGCCGAACAGTTAGGCATTAGCCCACGCACTCTGCGTTATAAGCTGGCGCGCATGCGCGAAGCGGGAATGGAGGTTTAGCAAACCAGCGCCGAGCTTTAAAAACTTTCTTTGCCACGGAATACACGGAACAACACAGAAAAATAATGTGAAGGGGAAAAGATAGCGCCTAGCATAACAACCTCGGGATCTTGCACGTAGCACTAAAGCCAAGGGCGAGATCCTGACGTGCGTCAGGAAGACGGCTTAAAACACAAACACCGTATGTTGTTGGTTTTGTATCTCTTTGCCGTCTTGCCGGGCTTGACCCGGTATCTCGCACTTAGTACTAAAGCCAAGGGCGAGATCCTGACATGCGTCAGGAAGACGGCTTAAAGCACAAACACCGCTCTGGTCCTGTGCCGTCTTGCCGATACTGAATCAAGTTCAGCATGACGGCCACGGTATCTCGCACTTAGTACAAAAGCTAACAGCGAGATCCTGACGTGCGTCAGGAAGACGGCTTAAAACACAAGCACCGTTCTGGTCTTGGAATGGCCCCGAATAAGTAGACACTTCTTCAGAGTGAGGAAGTGTATGCAATACCGAACCAAACGTAAATTTAGTAATGAATTTAAGCGGGAAGCCGTTAAACTCTCTGTTTCATCACCTAAAACATTAGCTGACATCTCCAGTGAGCTGGGGGTGCATCCGAACGTATTAAGCCGTTGGCGTCGAGAGTGGATAATGGACAAACCAGATTCGAAACAGGATAAGCCCGTTAAAAATGAAGGGCCAGATAAAAGCCTTCGTCAGTTAGAGCAAGAGAATAAGCGTCTTAAGAAAAAGCTAGAGCGCGCTGAACTGGAGCTCGATATCTTAAAAAAGCTGGAAGAGTACGCTACCAAGACACGGCGATAAAATTTGCCTTCATCGACCGGTATCGCAGCATGAGCTGGACGGTACTGGTGATGTGTCGCGTACTCCAGGTATCTCGTGCGGGTTTTTATTGTTGGAAGCAGCGCCAACGAGAGCCTTCGGTTCAGGCGGAGCGTCATCGCAGTTTGCTCGCCTTTTTATTGGCTGAAGCTGAACAGCAACATGGTATTGCGGGTTATCGGAAATTGTGGCGCGAAGCGGTTGACCAAGGCTTTGCTTGTGGTAAGAATCAAGTGCAACGCCTATTACAGAGTGTGGGCTACCGTTCTTGTGTCGCGCCTAAGCCTGGGCATCGTAAACATAAGCCAGGCATCGCTGCGACGCCGAATCTGTTAAACCGACAGTTTACGGTTGCAGAAGAGAACCGTGTTTGGGTGTCAGATATAACTCAAATACGCTGTGAAGAAGGCTGGCTCTATCTGGCGGTGATAATCGATCTTGCTACCAGACAGGTAGTGGGCAAGGCTCAAGGGCCGGTTAATAGTGCTGAATTAGTGATTAAGGCCTTAAAGCAGGCTTGGAAGAAGCAGAAGCCTGATGGCCGAGAGCTGATGTTCCACTCAGACCAGGGCAGCCAATATCATTGTATGGCGACCATGACGTGGTTGAATAAACGTAAAGTGACTATCAGCATGTCTCGCCGGGGAAACTGCTGGGATAATGCGTGTTCAGAAAGCTTTTTTGCTTTACTGAAAAAGGAATGGACCCGTCGTTTAGGGCTGTTAACTCGTAAAGAGATGGCAGAAGAAATACACTTCTACATCACGCAGTATTACCACAAAGTAAGACAACACACTGCGCTGGGAGGATTAACCCCCAACGCATATGCGCAGCAACTTAATGCTGCTTAAACTGGTGTCTACTTTAGTCGGGCCATTCCATCTTTTCATCTTACACCTCACGCTTAACACCTTACTCCTCACGGTACTGTGCTGTGTTTTCTACCTCGTTGACTATATACTGGCCGCTTGCGTAAATTCTTCACCTGCATCAGGTGGCACTAAGATTGCATGCACTATTTACATGTGATGATTATCTTCCCCAATTAATTCAGGAGCCAAGGCAGATGGATATTCAAGCGACCGGCTTATTATCAGAAATGCAGGCCATGCGCAGTGAGCTGCAACCGCTGGCGGCGCCCAATACTGCTGTGCCACAACAGGACTTTGCCGCCTTGCTTAGCCAAGCGGTGAATAGCGTGAATGGCTTACAAAAAAGTACCGATGACTTGCGCACCCGTTTCGAGCTGGGTGATGACTCTGTGAGCTTAGAAAGTGTGATGATCTCGGCGCAAAAATCCAGCCTTGCGTTTGATGCAACAGTTCAGGTGCGTAACAAAGTGGTAGAAGCCTATAAAACCATCATGAATATGCCGGTATGAGGGCGTGATTGGTGGCTGATAATCAGTTGGCGAATACCGACAAGTCTGCACTTGCTACCCGCGAGACGAGCTCATTAGAGGCGGACGAGCAAAAAAGCACGCCTTTTGCTTTGCTCGGCAACACCGACATTTTACGTCAAGTTATTATTGTGCTGGCACTGGCCATTTGTTTGGCGCTGGCGGTATTTCTGTTGCTGTGGGGCAAAGAACCCGAGATGCGTCCTTTGGGCATGTACAACAATCAAGAACTGATTGAAACTCTTGATTATTTAGATACCCAAAAAGTCGATTATAAGATTGAAGGCAATACGGTACTGGTGCGCGCCGACCGTTTTTCAGACATACAACTCAATTTACGTCGTTCAGGCCTGCAACAAGCACCGCCTGAGGGCGACTCTATTCTTTTATCTGACCCCGGTTTTGGTATTAGCCAACGCTTAGAGCGTGAGCGCTTAAATCTGAGCCGTGAGCGTCAATTATCACGCGTGATTGAGCAATTTAACAGCGTGAGCAAGGCGCAAGTGCTGTTGGCCATTCCGCGTGAAAACGTGTTTGTACGAGATAAGCGCCAACCCAGCGCCACTGTGTTAGTGAACTTGCGCCGTGGCAGTACGCTGCGCCAAGAAGAAGTGGACGCCA comes from Oceanisphaera profunda and encodes:
- a CDS encoding sigma-54-dependent transcriptional regulator; its protein translation is MTHEVQPDVVDILLVEDDAGLQQALQDTLLLAGFSCAPVDNAEDAIIWLQHHAAKLVITDVQMAGMDGLGLLDWINRRIPGLPVLVMTAYAQVSGAVAAIRAGAVDYLAKPFTPDTLLSVVSRHITQPVLDDGNPVVGDASSIQLLQLATRVAESGASVMISGPSGTGKEVLARFIHQKSDRANAAFVAINCAAIPDNMLEATLFGYEKGAFTGAVQGNPGKFEQANGGTILLDEITEMDLNLQAKLLRVLQEREVERLGGRKTIALDVRVLATSNRDLRQAVADGRFREDLFYRLNVFPLHWPALAERPDDIVPLAEFLLQRYAKELGRGQLQLGESAKARLLTWQWPGNVRELGNVIQRALILAQSTVIEAQDILLDELLAPAAVPLSVNPSMPVAELAIAEAASCYAANESAGEVNKATATDLSQELASQEQQIIWQTLQEHGGSRQQVAEQLGISPRTLRYKLARMREAGMEV
- a CDS encoding sigma-54 dependent transcriptional regulator, which gives rise to MSFNGCVLIMDHHQERRLRLEAILSFMQVEWRSGSRAEDQTWLQSQPQNLTVLAGDTDVSLAQLLETFPHHAFISLVDTDCRHANLLGCLNSLTYDELTSLLLQAQHWQPVLATAEQDCRLHELLIGDSSAMSEVKSLIRQVANKPANVLLLGESGTGKEVIARAIHELSLQAKGPFVPINCGAIPAELLESELFGHEKGAFTGAVSARKGRFELAEGGTLFLDEIGDMPLSMQVKLLRVLQERTFERVGGTRSISAKVRVIAATHRDLEQMIVEQRFREDLYYRLNVFPIEAPALSQRQDDIPLLLNELIARHRLTHNAQLSFARDAIESLKKWHWPGNVRELSNLVERMFILCPNQTVQLADLPIKYRVLSDEQLLTHPFEELDERDALSAIFQSDDDGVSENEADFFDFQATDDFEEEADFMAPTLSVEGVNLKDMLANIEMDMIAQSLEVNDGVVARAAEHLGMRRTTLVEKMKKYGISRE
- a CDS encoding sensor histidine kinase, with the protein product MLNDTIVPNESTAVLPETLSMAALVNAIPSGVVWLDGRGRVALVNPAAQRLLAASLGEPLQNKPLLGEAWSAVIERVFAPQPDDGLQVSLKDGRRIQLAISHIEGQPGQLIQLTDLTPTRAWVAQQSHAQRLAALGQMAATLAHQIRTPLSAAMLYGANLASPQLTESQRVQFQQRLIDRLNDIERQISDILLFAKPEQAPLADTLALSELLPECVEAATALLAAQGATLTLVQQDITSSQVLGNRHALKGIVLNLLENAVDAGATELRLELLMAGNELEIRLQDNGKGMAPSVLKNIFTPFFTTRSQGTGLGLAAVSAVMRAHQGRVSVQSVLGEGSCFSLWLPKIENKQRTKRQSTL
- a CDS encoding IS3 family transposase (programmed frameshift), whose protein sequence is MQYRTKRKFSNEFKREAVKLSVSSPKTLAEISSELGVHPNVLSRWRREWIMDKPDSKQDKPVKNEGPDKSLRQLEQENKRLKKKLERAELELDILKKLEGVRYQDTAIKFAFIDRYRSMSWTVLVMCRVLQVSRAGYYCWKQRQREPSVQAERHRSLLAFLLAEAEQQHGIAGYRKLWREAVDQGFACGKNQVQRLLQSVGYRSCVAPKPGHRKHKPGIAATPNLLNRQFTVAEENRVWVSDITQIRCEEGWLYLAVIIDLATRQIVGKAQGPVNSAELVIKALKQAWKKQKPDGRELMFHSDQGSQYHCLATMTWLNKRKVTISMSRRGNCWDNACSESFFALLKKEWTRRLGLLTRKEMAEEIHFYITQYYHKVRQHTALGGLTPNAYAQQLNAA
- the fliE gene encoding flagellar hook-basal body complex protein FliE; this translates as MDIQATGLLSEMQAMRSELQPLAAPNTAVPQQDFAALLSQAVNSVNGLQKSTDDLRTRFELGDDSVSLESVMISAQKSSLAFDATVQVRNKVVEAYKTIMNMPV
- a CDS encoding IS3 family transposase (programmed frameshift), with amino-acid sequence MQYRTKRKFSNEFKREAVKLSVSSPKTLADISSELGVHPNVLSRWRREWIMDKPDSKQDKPVKNEGPDKSLRQLEQENKRLKKKLERAELELDILKKLEGVRYQDTAIKFAFIDRYRSMSWTVLVMCRVLQVSRAGFYCWKQRQREPSVQAERHRSLLAFLLAEAEQQHGIAGYRKLWREAVDQGFACGKNQVQRLLQSVGYRSCVAPKPGHRKHKPGIAATPNLLNRQFTVAEENRVWVSDITQIRCEEGWLYLAVIIDLATRQVVGKAQGPVNSAELVIKALKQAWKKQKPDGRELMFHSDQGSQYHCMATMTWLNKRKVTISMSRRGNCWDNACSESFFALLKKEWTRRLGLLTRKEMAEEIHFYITQYYHKVRQHTALGGLTPNAYAQQLNAA